In Passer domesticus isolate bPasDom1 chromosome 9, bPasDom1.hap1, whole genome shotgun sequence, a genomic segment contains:
- the SEC61A1 gene encoding protein transport protein Sec61 subunit alpha — protein sequence MGIKFLEVIKPFCVILPEIQKPERKIQFKEKVLWTAITLFIFLVCCQIPLFGIMSSDSADPFYWMRVILASNRGTLMELGISPIVTSGLIMQLLAGAKIIEVGDTPKDRALFNGAQKLFGMIITIGQSIVYVMTGMYGDPSEMGAGICLLITIQLFVAGLIVLLLDELLQKGYGLGSGISLFIATNICETIVWKAFSPTTVNTGRGMEFEGAIIALFHLLATRTDKVRALREAFYRQNLPNLMNLIATIFVFAIVIYFQGFRVDLPIKSARYRGQYNTYPIKLFYTSNIPIILQSALVSNLYVISQMLSARFSGNLLVSLLGTWSDTSSGGPARAYPVGGLCYYLSPPESFSSVLEDPVHAVVYIVFMLGSCAFFSKTWIEVSGSSAKDVAKQLKEQQMVMRGHRETSMVHELNRYIPTAAAFGGLCIGALSVLADFLGAIGSGTGILLAVTIIYQYFEIFVKEQSEVGSMGALLF from the exons ATGGGCA TAAAATTTCTTGAAGTGATCAAGCCCTTCTGTGTTATCTTGCCTGAAATTCAAAAGCCAGAACGGAAG atTCAGTTCAAGGAAAAGGTACTATGGACAGCTATCACACTCTTCATCTTCTTAGTATGCTGCCAG ATTCCCTTGTTTGGCATTATGTCATCAGACTCTGCAGATCCTTTCTACTGGATGAGAGTGATTTTGGCATCAAATAGAG GAACATTGATGGAGCTGGGCATTTCACCCATTGTCACCTCAGGGCTCATCATGCAGCTCTTGGCAGGTGCTAAGATTATTGAGGTTGGTGACACCCCAAAGGACAGAGCTCTCTTCAATGGAGCCCAGAAAT TGTTTGGAATGATCATTACCATTGGACAGTCCATTGTGTATGTAATGACTGGAATGTATGGAGACCCATCTGAGATGGGTGCTGGTATCTGCTTGCTTATCACAATCCAG CTTTTTGTTGCTGGTTTGATAGTTCTGCTCTTGGATGAGCTGCTCCAGAAAGGATATGGTCTTGGTTCTGGCATCTCTCTCTTCATTGCTACCAATATCTGTGAGACCATTGTGTGGAAAGCATTCAGCCCCACCACAGTGAACACTGGGCGAG GGATGGAATTTGAGGGAGCCATCATTGCTCTGTTCCACCTCCTGGCCACTCGCACAGACAAAGTCCGAGCTCTTCGTGAGGCCTTTTACCGTCAGAATCTTCCCAACCTCATGAATCTGATTGCCACCATCTTTGTCTTTGCAATTGTCATTTACTTCCAG GGCTTCAGAGTGGATCTTCCTATCAAATCTGCTCGCTACCGGGGCCAGTACAACACCTACCCCATCAAGTTGTTCTATACTTCCAACATTCCCATTATTCTGCAGTCTGCCCTGGTGTCAAACCTGTATGTCATCTCCCAGATGCTCTCTGCCCGCTTCAGTGGCAACTTGCTGGTCAGCCTGCTGGGCACCTGGTCT GACACATCATCTGGAGGCCCTGCTCGTGCTTATCCAGTTGGTGGACTCTGTTATTACCTGTCACCCCCAGAGTCCTTTTCTTCAGTGTTGGAAGACCCTGTACATGCAGTTGTTTATATTGTATTTATGCTGGGTTCCTGTGCTTTCTTCTCTAAAACATGGATTGAAGTCTCTGGCTCCTCTGCCAAAGAT GTTGCCAAGCAATTGAAAGAACAGCAAATGGTAATGAGAGGCCACAGAGAAACTTCAATGGTACATGAACTCAACAG GTACATCCCTACAGCTGCTGCCTTTGGTGGGCTCTGCATCGGCGccctctctgtgctggcagacTTCCTTGGGGCAATTGGCTCTGGAACTGGAATTCTGCTCGCTGTCACCATCATTTATCAGTACTTTGAAATTTTTGTAAAGGAACAGAGTGAAGTTGGCAGTATGGGAGCTCTTCTTTTCTAA